One region of Citrus sinensis cultivar Valencia sweet orange chromosome 6, DVS_A1.0, whole genome shotgun sequence genomic DNA includes:
- the LOC102624417 gene encoding RNA polymerase II C-terminal domain phosphatase-like 2 isoform X1, with product MSRLGYKNIVYHGDVCLGELDTILVSDENFQFPNNEIRIRHISPSSERCIPLSILHTISSFSLRCKLESSAPVEQPHLINLHASCFYEFKTAVVVIGDEEIHLVAMPSKQKKFPCFWCYSVSSGLYNSCLGMLNLRCLAIVFDLDETLIVANTMKSFEDRIEALRSWIAREPDQIRASGMSAELKRYMDDRTLLKQYTENDCVMDNGKVFKVQQEEVPPPSENYERIVRPVIRIPERNLVLTRINPENRDTSVLVRLRPAWEDLRSYLIAKGRKRFEVYVCTMAERDYALEMWRLLDPEGHLIGSKQLLDRVVCVKSGSRKSLLNVFQRGLCHPKMAMVIDDRCKVWEDKDQPRVHVVPAFTPYYAPQAETANAVPVLCVARNVACNVRGCFFKEFDENLLRSISEVFYEDEAVNLPAAPDVSNYLMSEDANFAPNGSTNAPMSEGLNGLEVERRLNQSDEKYVVDSGLPSMKNSSDLKSETSLLPVAVASNATVPATVVPSQKPGLLGAPIRRDNSSMKHGFDLRNQNSAQPPLPKLHGQGGWIVEEEVNRVLPNNRPVSIATGLPSHASQAKGEEAIMAHDLHKQNLPPASQPPEIGVSQNHVSSNSREFQTEGGKTNLLPSYLSIGVLQEIGKRCSSKVEFRSVVSTSKDLQFSVEVLFTGEKIGVGMGKTRKDAQQQAAENALHYLAEKYVAYITPRSGAMDRDFDKLSLENENGFLWDTIISESNEGLGEDGLRKESTPEASEVEPGSTYASLGNQQVQKRPNVPKLSKLIPSKRLKDEPPQT from the exons ATGAGTCGTTTAGGGTATAAGAATATCGTCTATCACGGCGACGTTTGTTTGGGAGAGCTAGATACTATTCTCGTCTCGGACGAGAATTTCCAGTTCCCGAACAACGAGATTCGAATTCGTCACATATCGCCTAGTAGCGAGCGATGCATTCCTCTCTCAATTCTCCACACGATTTCTTCATTTTCGCTTCGTTGCAAGCTCGAATCATCGGCTCCAGTCGAGCAGCCTCATTTGATTAATCTTCACGCCTCTTGCTTCTACGAATTCAAG ACAGCAGTTGTTGTGATTGGAGACGAGGAGATTCATTTAGTGGCAATGCCAAGTAAGCAGAAGAAGTTTCCGTGTTTTTGGTGTTATTCAGTTTCGTCAGGTCTATACAATTCTTGTTTGGGGATGCTGAATTTACGGTGTTTAGCAATTGTATTCGATCTTGACGAAACACTTATTGTTGCCAACACGATGAAATCGTTTGAGGACAGAATTGAGGCTTTAAGAAGTTGGATTGCACGTGAGCCGGATCAAATACGGGCTTCAGGAATGTCTGCTGAGTTGAAGCGGTACATGGATGATCGAACGTTATTGAAGCAGTACACTGAGAATGATTGTGTTATGGATAACGGGAAGGTGTTTAAGGTTCAACAAGAGGAGGTTCCTCCTCCATCAGAGAATTATGAGAGAATTGTTCGGCCTGTGATTAGAATTCCAGAAAGGAATCTTGTTCTTACTCGGATTAACCCTGag AATCGTGATACCAGTGTGCTTGTGAGGTTACGACCTGCATGGGAGGATTTAAGAAGTTATTTAATTGCAAAAGGACGCAAACGATTTGAAGTTTATGTTTGTACTATGGCTGAAAGAGATTATGCCTTAGAAATGTGGAGGCTTCTTGACCCAGAGGGACATCTGATAGGTTCAAAACAACTCTTGGACCGAGTTGTTTGTGTTAAATCAG GTTCCAGGAAATCTTTGCTAAATGTCTTTCAACGTGGTTTGTGCCATCCAAAGATGGCAATGGTTATTGATGACCGTTGTAAGGTTTGGGAAGATAAGGACCAGCCTAGAGTTCATGTAGTTCCAGCTTTCACTCCATATTATGCCCCTCAAGCAGAG ACAGCGAATGCAGTTCCAGTCCTCTGCGTGGCAAGAAATGTTGCATGCAATGTCAGAGGTTGTTTTTTCAA GGAGtttgatgagaatttattgCGTAGTATATCTGAAGTCTTTTATGAAGATGAGGCGGTAAATTTACCTGCTGCTCCTGATGTGAGCAATTACTTGATGTCAGAG GATGCCAATTTTGCACCAAATGGCAGCACTAATGCTCCAATGAGTGAAGGACTGAACGGACTTGAAGTGGAAAGGAGACTGAACCAATCT GATGAGAAATATGTTGTGGACTCAGGTTTGCCTTCTATGAAAAATAGCTCTGATTTGAAATCTGAAACATCTCTGCTTCCTGTTGCTGTTGCTTCAAATGCCACTGTCCCAGCAACAGTTGTGCCTTCTCAGA AACCTGGTTTGCTTGGAGCTCCCATTAGGCGAGACAACAGCTCTATGAAGCATGGTTTTGATTTAAGGAATCAAAACTCAGCTCAACCCCCTCTACCTAAATTACATGGGCAGGGAGGCTGGAtagttgaagaagaagttaACCGAGTGCTTCCAAATAATCGCCCTGTTTCCATTGCCACTGGTTTACCCTCACATGCCTCCCAAGCGAAGGGCGAAGAG GCAATTATGGCACATGATTTGCATAAACAGAATCTTCCACCAGCAAGTCAGCCTCCAG AGATTGGGGTATCCCAGAATCACGTGTCATCAAATAGCAGAGAATTCCAGACTGAAGGTGGAAAGACGAACTTGCTACCATCCTATCTGTCTATTGGTGTGCTACAGGAAATTGGAAAGAGGTGCAGCTCCAAG GTCGAGTTCAGGTCTGTTGTAAGCACGAGTAAGGATTTACAATTTTCTGTTGAG GTTTTGTTTACTGGTGAAAAGATAGGCGTTGGAATGGGTAAGACAAGGAAGGATGCTCAACAACAAGCTGCTGAGAATGCCCTTCATTACTTGGCAG AAAAGTATGTAGCATATATCACACCCCGTTCTGGAGCAATGGACAGAGATTTCGACAAGCTTTctcttgaaaatgaaaacggATTTCTGTGGGACACCATCATTTCAGAATCAAATGAAGGGCTGGGAGAAGACGGGTTACGCAAGGAAAGCACTCCTGAG GCTTCTGAAGTTGAACCTGGGAGTACCTATGCCAGTTTGGGGAATCAGCAAGTGCAAAAGCGTCCCAATGTCCCCAA ATTATCAAAACTTATTCCGAGCAAAAGGTTGAAAGACGAACCACCGCAGACCTAG
- the LOC102624417 gene encoding RNA polymerase II C-terminal domain phosphatase-like 2 isoform X3: MSRLGYKNIVYHGDVCLGELDTILVSDENFQFPNNEIRIRHISPSSERCIPLSILHTISSFSLRCKLESSAPVEQPHLINLHASCFYEFKTAVVVIGDEEIHLVAMPSKQKKFPCFWCYSVSSGLYNSCLGMLNLRCLAIVFDLDETLIVANTMKSFEDRIEALRSWIAREPDQIRASGMSAELKRYMDDRTLLKQYTENDCVMDNGKVFKVQQEEVPPPSENYERIVRPVIRIPERNLVLTRINPENRDTSVLVRLRPAWEDLRSYLIAKGRKRFEVYVCTMAERDYALEMWRLLDPEGHLIGSKQLLDRVVCVKSGSRKSLLNVFQRGLCHPKMAMVIDDRCKVWEDKDQPRVHVVPAFTPYYAPQAETANAVPVLCVARNVACNVRGCFFKEFDENLLRSISEVFYEDEAVNLPAAPDVSNYLMSEDANFAPNGSTNAPMSEGLNGLEVERRLNQSDEKYVVDSGLPSMKNSSDLKSETSLLPVAVASNATVPATVVPSQKPGLLGAPIRRDNSSMKHGFDLRNQNSAQPPLPKLHGQGGWIVEEEVNRVLPNNRPVSIATGLPSHASQAKGEEAIMAHDLHKQNLPPASQPPEIGVSQNHVSSNSREFQTEGGKTNLLPSYLSIGVLQEIGKRCSSKVLFTGEKIGVGMGKTRKDAQQQAAENALHYLAEKYVAYITPRSGAMDRDFDKLSLENENGFLWDTIISESNEGLGEDGLRKESTPEASEVEPGSTYASLGNQQVQKRPNVPKLSKLIPSKRLKDEPPQT; encoded by the exons ATGAGTCGTTTAGGGTATAAGAATATCGTCTATCACGGCGACGTTTGTTTGGGAGAGCTAGATACTATTCTCGTCTCGGACGAGAATTTCCAGTTCCCGAACAACGAGATTCGAATTCGTCACATATCGCCTAGTAGCGAGCGATGCATTCCTCTCTCAATTCTCCACACGATTTCTTCATTTTCGCTTCGTTGCAAGCTCGAATCATCGGCTCCAGTCGAGCAGCCTCATTTGATTAATCTTCACGCCTCTTGCTTCTACGAATTCAAG ACAGCAGTTGTTGTGATTGGAGACGAGGAGATTCATTTAGTGGCAATGCCAAGTAAGCAGAAGAAGTTTCCGTGTTTTTGGTGTTATTCAGTTTCGTCAGGTCTATACAATTCTTGTTTGGGGATGCTGAATTTACGGTGTTTAGCAATTGTATTCGATCTTGACGAAACACTTATTGTTGCCAACACGATGAAATCGTTTGAGGACAGAATTGAGGCTTTAAGAAGTTGGATTGCACGTGAGCCGGATCAAATACGGGCTTCAGGAATGTCTGCTGAGTTGAAGCGGTACATGGATGATCGAACGTTATTGAAGCAGTACACTGAGAATGATTGTGTTATGGATAACGGGAAGGTGTTTAAGGTTCAACAAGAGGAGGTTCCTCCTCCATCAGAGAATTATGAGAGAATTGTTCGGCCTGTGATTAGAATTCCAGAAAGGAATCTTGTTCTTACTCGGATTAACCCTGag AATCGTGATACCAGTGTGCTTGTGAGGTTACGACCTGCATGGGAGGATTTAAGAAGTTATTTAATTGCAAAAGGACGCAAACGATTTGAAGTTTATGTTTGTACTATGGCTGAAAGAGATTATGCCTTAGAAATGTGGAGGCTTCTTGACCCAGAGGGACATCTGATAGGTTCAAAACAACTCTTGGACCGAGTTGTTTGTGTTAAATCAG GTTCCAGGAAATCTTTGCTAAATGTCTTTCAACGTGGTTTGTGCCATCCAAAGATGGCAATGGTTATTGATGACCGTTGTAAGGTTTGGGAAGATAAGGACCAGCCTAGAGTTCATGTAGTTCCAGCTTTCACTCCATATTATGCCCCTCAAGCAGAG ACAGCGAATGCAGTTCCAGTCCTCTGCGTGGCAAGAAATGTTGCATGCAATGTCAGAGGTTGTTTTTTCAA GGAGtttgatgagaatttattgCGTAGTATATCTGAAGTCTTTTATGAAGATGAGGCGGTAAATTTACCTGCTGCTCCTGATGTGAGCAATTACTTGATGTCAGAG GATGCCAATTTTGCACCAAATGGCAGCACTAATGCTCCAATGAGTGAAGGACTGAACGGACTTGAAGTGGAAAGGAGACTGAACCAATCT GATGAGAAATATGTTGTGGACTCAGGTTTGCCTTCTATGAAAAATAGCTCTGATTTGAAATCTGAAACATCTCTGCTTCCTGTTGCTGTTGCTTCAAATGCCACTGTCCCAGCAACAGTTGTGCCTTCTCAGA AACCTGGTTTGCTTGGAGCTCCCATTAGGCGAGACAACAGCTCTATGAAGCATGGTTTTGATTTAAGGAATCAAAACTCAGCTCAACCCCCTCTACCTAAATTACATGGGCAGGGAGGCTGGAtagttgaagaagaagttaACCGAGTGCTTCCAAATAATCGCCCTGTTTCCATTGCCACTGGTTTACCCTCACATGCCTCCCAAGCGAAGGGCGAAGAG GCAATTATGGCACATGATTTGCATAAACAGAATCTTCCACCAGCAAGTCAGCCTCCAG AGATTGGGGTATCCCAGAATCACGTGTCATCAAATAGCAGAGAATTCCAGACTGAAGGTGGAAAGACGAACTTGCTACCATCCTATCTGTCTATTGGTGTGCTACAGGAAATTGGAAAGAGGTGCAGCTCCAAG GTTTTGTTTACTGGTGAAAAGATAGGCGTTGGAATGGGTAAGACAAGGAAGGATGCTCAACAACAAGCTGCTGAGAATGCCCTTCATTACTTGGCAG AAAAGTATGTAGCATATATCACACCCCGTTCTGGAGCAATGGACAGAGATTTCGACAAGCTTTctcttgaaaatgaaaacggATTTCTGTGGGACACCATCATTTCAGAATCAAATGAAGGGCTGGGAGAAGACGGGTTACGCAAGGAAAGCACTCCTGAG GCTTCTGAAGTTGAACCTGGGAGTACCTATGCCAGTTTGGGGAATCAGCAAGTGCAAAAGCGTCCCAATGTCCCCAA ATTATCAAAACTTATTCCGAGCAAAAGGTTGAAAGACGAACCACCGCAGACCTAG
- the LOC102624417 gene encoding RNA polymerase II C-terminal domain phosphatase-like 2 isoform X2: MSRLGYKNIVYHGDVCLGELDTILVSDENFQFPNNEIRIRHISPSSERCIPLSILHTISSFSLRCKLESSAPVEQPHLINLHASCFYEFKTAVVVIGDEEIHLVAMPSKQKKFPCFWCYSVSSGLYNSCLGMLNLRCLAIVFDLDETLIVANTMKSFEDRIEALRSWIAREPDQIRASGMSAELKRYMDDRTLLKQYTENDCVMDNGKVFKVQQEEVPPPSENYERIVRPVIRIPERNLVLTRINPENRDTSVLVRLRPAWEDLRSYLIAKGRKRFEVYVCTMAERDYALEMWRLLDPEGHLIGSKQLLDRVVCVKSGSRKSLLNVFQRGLCHPKMAMVIDDRCKVWEDKDQPRVHVVPAFTPYYAPQAETANAVPVLCVARNVACNVRGCFFKEFDENLLRSISEVFYEDEAVNLPAAPDVSNYLMSEDANFAPNGSTNAPMSEGLNGLEVERRLNQSDEKYVVDSGLPSMKNSSDLKSETSLLPVAVASNATVPATVVPSQKPGLLGAPIRRDNSSMKHGFDLRNQNSAQPPLPKLHGQGGWIVEEEVNRVLPNNRPVSIATGLPSHASQAKGEEAIMAHDLHKQNLPPASQPPEIGVSQNHVSSNSREFQTEGGKTNLLPSYLSIGVLQEIGKRCSSKVEFRSVVSTSKDLQFSVEVLFTGEKIGVGMGKTRKDAQQQAAENALHYLAEKYVAYITPRSGAMDRDFDKLSLENENGFLWDTIISESNEGLGEDGLRKESTPEASEVEPGSTYASLGNQQVQKRPNVPK, from the exons ATGAGTCGTTTAGGGTATAAGAATATCGTCTATCACGGCGACGTTTGTTTGGGAGAGCTAGATACTATTCTCGTCTCGGACGAGAATTTCCAGTTCCCGAACAACGAGATTCGAATTCGTCACATATCGCCTAGTAGCGAGCGATGCATTCCTCTCTCAATTCTCCACACGATTTCTTCATTTTCGCTTCGTTGCAAGCTCGAATCATCGGCTCCAGTCGAGCAGCCTCATTTGATTAATCTTCACGCCTCTTGCTTCTACGAATTCAAG ACAGCAGTTGTTGTGATTGGAGACGAGGAGATTCATTTAGTGGCAATGCCAAGTAAGCAGAAGAAGTTTCCGTGTTTTTGGTGTTATTCAGTTTCGTCAGGTCTATACAATTCTTGTTTGGGGATGCTGAATTTACGGTGTTTAGCAATTGTATTCGATCTTGACGAAACACTTATTGTTGCCAACACGATGAAATCGTTTGAGGACAGAATTGAGGCTTTAAGAAGTTGGATTGCACGTGAGCCGGATCAAATACGGGCTTCAGGAATGTCTGCTGAGTTGAAGCGGTACATGGATGATCGAACGTTATTGAAGCAGTACACTGAGAATGATTGTGTTATGGATAACGGGAAGGTGTTTAAGGTTCAACAAGAGGAGGTTCCTCCTCCATCAGAGAATTATGAGAGAATTGTTCGGCCTGTGATTAGAATTCCAGAAAGGAATCTTGTTCTTACTCGGATTAACCCTGag AATCGTGATACCAGTGTGCTTGTGAGGTTACGACCTGCATGGGAGGATTTAAGAAGTTATTTAATTGCAAAAGGACGCAAACGATTTGAAGTTTATGTTTGTACTATGGCTGAAAGAGATTATGCCTTAGAAATGTGGAGGCTTCTTGACCCAGAGGGACATCTGATAGGTTCAAAACAACTCTTGGACCGAGTTGTTTGTGTTAAATCAG GTTCCAGGAAATCTTTGCTAAATGTCTTTCAACGTGGTTTGTGCCATCCAAAGATGGCAATGGTTATTGATGACCGTTGTAAGGTTTGGGAAGATAAGGACCAGCCTAGAGTTCATGTAGTTCCAGCTTTCACTCCATATTATGCCCCTCAAGCAGAG ACAGCGAATGCAGTTCCAGTCCTCTGCGTGGCAAGAAATGTTGCATGCAATGTCAGAGGTTGTTTTTTCAA GGAGtttgatgagaatttattgCGTAGTATATCTGAAGTCTTTTATGAAGATGAGGCGGTAAATTTACCTGCTGCTCCTGATGTGAGCAATTACTTGATGTCAGAG GATGCCAATTTTGCACCAAATGGCAGCACTAATGCTCCAATGAGTGAAGGACTGAACGGACTTGAAGTGGAAAGGAGACTGAACCAATCT GATGAGAAATATGTTGTGGACTCAGGTTTGCCTTCTATGAAAAATAGCTCTGATTTGAAATCTGAAACATCTCTGCTTCCTGTTGCTGTTGCTTCAAATGCCACTGTCCCAGCAACAGTTGTGCCTTCTCAGA AACCTGGTTTGCTTGGAGCTCCCATTAGGCGAGACAACAGCTCTATGAAGCATGGTTTTGATTTAAGGAATCAAAACTCAGCTCAACCCCCTCTACCTAAATTACATGGGCAGGGAGGCTGGAtagttgaagaagaagttaACCGAGTGCTTCCAAATAATCGCCCTGTTTCCATTGCCACTGGTTTACCCTCACATGCCTCCCAAGCGAAGGGCGAAGAG GCAATTATGGCACATGATTTGCATAAACAGAATCTTCCACCAGCAAGTCAGCCTCCAG AGATTGGGGTATCCCAGAATCACGTGTCATCAAATAGCAGAGAATTCCAGACTGAAGGTGGAAAGACGAACTTGCTACCATCCTATCTGTCTATTGGTGTGCTACAGGAAATTGGAAAGAGGTGCAGCTCCAAG GTCGAGTTCAGGTCTGTTGTAAGCACGAGTAAGGATTTACAATTTTCTGTTGAG GTTTTGTTTACTGGTGAAAAGATAGGCGTTGGAATGGGTAAGACAAGGAAGGATGCTCAACAACAAGCTGCTGAGAATGCCCTTCATTACTTGGCAG AAAAGTATGTAGCATATATCACACCCCGTTCTGGAGCAATGGACAGAGATTTCGACAAGCTTTctcttgaaaatgaaaacggATTTCTGTGGGACACCATCATTTCAGAATCAAATGAAGGGCTGGGAGAAGACGGGTTACGCAAGGAAAGCACTCCTGAG GCTTCTGAAGTTGAACCTGGGAGTACCTATGCCAGTTTGGGGAATCAGCAAGTGCAAAAGCGTCCCAATGTCCCCAA GTAG